The Cucumis melo cultivar AY chromosome 6, USDA_Cmelo_AY_1.0, whole genome shotgun sequence genome includes a region encoding these proteins:
- the LOC103496817 gene encoding uncharacterized protein LOC103496817 isoform X1 has product MASPLFLLFLFTISFSIPSQARPCKSLFLSFSLHRHRTLDSPHPFSQMAIIVDITEFKSSSFSSSSDPLFPSVADPTDILRFDLPRPTPVSATTQHFPYDFTSLRDRTKDILSVVVALLFGVGCGALTAATMYLAYSLFAGQFGHRSSVYDDFGEDDDDLSDDNKENIKKMGYINIPDDVAPVKSVGFALSCRMK; this is encoded by the exons ATGGCGTCGCCTCTCTTTCTCCTCTTTCTCTTCACCATTTCCTTCTCAATTCCCTCTCAAGCTCGTCCTTGCAAATcccttttcctttccttttcccttCACCGTCACCGAACCCTCGATTCCCCCCATCCCTTTTCCCAGATGGCCATTATCGTCGATATCACCGAGTTCAAATCTTCctccttttcctcttcttccgATCCCCTTTTCCCCTCCGTCGCCGACCCCACCGACATCCTCCGCTTCGATCTCCCTCGTCCTACCCCTGTTTCAGCAACAACCCAACACTTCCCTTACGATTTCACCTCTCTCCGCGATCGCACCAAGGATATTCTCAGCGTTGTTGTCGCTTTGCTCTTTGGCGTTGGCTGTGGCGCTCTCACTGCTGCCACTATGTATTTGGCTTACTCTTTGTTTGCTGGTCAATTCGGGCATCGCTCCTCTGTGTATGATGACTTTGGGGAGGATGATGATGATCTCAGTGATGATAACAAGGAGAATATTAAGAAGATGGGTTATATCAACATCCCTGACGACGTTGCCCCCGTTAAATCAGTG GGTTTCGCTCTCTCGTGTAGAATGAAATGA
- the LOC103496817 gene encoding uncharacterized protein LOC103496817 isoform X2: MASPLFLLFLFTISFSIPSQARPCKSLFLSFSLHRHRTLDSPHPFSQMAIIVDITEFKSSSFSSSSDPLFPSVADPTDILRFDLPRPTPVSATTQHFPYDFTSLRDRTKDILSVVVALLFGVGCGALTAATMYLAYSLFAGQFGHRSSVYDDFGEDDDDLSDDNKENIKKMGYINIPDDVAPVKSVG; the protein is encoded by the exons ATGGCGTCGCCTCTCTTTCTCCTCTTTCTCTTCACCATTTCCTTCTCAATTCCCTCTCAAGCTCGTCCTTGCAAATcccttttcctttccttttcccttCACCGTCACCGAACCCTCGATTCCCCCCATCCCTTTTCCCAGATGGCCATTATCGTCGATATCACCGAGTTCAAATCTTCctccttttcctcttcttccgATCCCCTTTTCCCCTCCGTCGCCGACCCCACCGACATCCTCCGCTTCGATCTCCCTCGTCCTACCCCTGTTTCAGCAACAACCCAACACTTCCCTTACGATTTCACCTCTCTCCGCGATCGCACCAAGGATATTCTCAGCGTTGTTGTCGCTTTGCTCTTTGGCGTTGGCTGTGGCGCTCTCACTGCTGCCACTATGTATTTGGCTTACTCTTTGTTTGCTGGTCAATTCGGGCATCGCTCCTCTGTGTATGATGACTTTGGGGAGGATGATGATGATCTCAGTGATGATAACAAGGAGAATATTAAGAAGATGGGTTATATCAACATCCCTGACGACGTTGCCCCCGTTAAATCAGTG GGTTAG